The Cellulosimicrobium cellulans genome contains the following window.
GCGGACGTCGCGCTGCGGGCGGTGCTCGACGACGCGTCCGGCCCGGACCGCGACGTCGACTTCGCCGGGCTCACCGCGCTCCTGCGCCTCAAGGCCTACGTGTCCGAACCCCTCGCGTCCCTCGACGTGGACGACGTCCTCGACCTGGCGGACGAGCTCGACCCGGACGACGATGCCCTCTACGCGGAGGTAGAGGCGCTCGGGGAGCACCTCGACCGGTTCGCCGCGCTCGCGGATCTCGCGGCCGGTTCGGCGTACACGCCCGGTGCCGCCGTGGAGGCGCTGCTCGCCGACCGGTTTCGCACGGGCCGCGACGAGCTCTCCCGATCGGCGCTCGCGCCCGCAGCGCTCGCGCTCGTCGCGGACCTGGCGGGTGCCGTCGGGGGCGACCTCGCGGCGTCGGGTGTGACGGTCGAGCGTGCGGTCGCCGACCCGTACCCGGGTTGCGGGGACCTCTTGGCGGCCGTCCTCGGCCGCGGCGAGGTCGTCGAGTCCCCGACGGCCCACGTGCCGACGGGCGACGCCCACCGCCTGGTACGCCGCCGGCTCGGCGCGCACGGCTGGTCCGTGCGGCCACTGCAGGCCGAGCCCGTCGCCGGTGCTCCCGGGTCCCACGAGCTCCCGCTCGTGGTGACCCAGGTCCCTCCCGTCGGCTCCGGCGTGCTCGACGACGTCGCCGTCCTCGACCTCGTCGACAACCTTGTCCTCGGCCTCGCTGACCGTCAGTTCGCGCTCGTGATCGGGCCCGCGAGCGCGCTGATCGACGCGTCGTCGTCGCCCGAGGCGGAGTCGGTGCGCTCAGCCCTGCTGCGACCGAACCACCTGCGCGCGGCGGTGCTCCTCCCCGCCGGCCTCCTCGTGGAGCGCTCGCGTGAGCGCCTCGCGCTCTGGGTCCTCCGGGGCGGCGAACCCGACCCGGACCTCGACATCGCGGACCGCTGGACGACCGTGGCCGACCTCTCGGGGGTCTCGCCCGTGCACGGCGCGTTCCCGCCGGGGGTGGTCCAGGACCTCGTGACCGACGTCGTGGCGGCGCTCGGCACACGGGACGACGTGGCACGGCATGCTTTCCGGTTCTCCCGATTCGTGCACGTGCGCGAGCTGCTCGCCGCGCGGGGAAGCCTCGTCGAGGTCGTGCGACCGCTCGCACCGGTCGCACGCGACGACGGCGGTGCTGCCGTCGCGCGCGCCGTCGAGCTGGTGGACGCGCTCGACGACGTCTCGCGCCCGGCGCTCGACGTCCGGGTCGATCGCGGAGACGCCGCGCCGGTGCGGCGGGCGCGGTTGGGAAGCCTCGTCGACGGGGGTGTCGTGCGCCGCGTGCCGGGCAACCGGCTCGACGACGCCGACGTGCGTGCGCCCGGCGGCGACCCGGCGGGCGAGTCGCGGATCCTGGGCGTCCCCGAGCTGCTCGGCGACCTGGAGGTCGGGGCACGTGTCGTCGACCGCCTGGGGTTCGCCGCCCGGTATCCGGCGGGACGTCTTACCGAGCCGGGCGACGTCGTGTTCTGCACGACGCCGCGCCCCGCCGCGATCGTCGACACCGCGGGCTTCTCCGTGGTCGCCTTCCCGGCCCGGGTACTGCGCCTGCGGGCACGCGGTCCTGCCGAGCCGCGCGGTGCGGTCGGGGCCGACGCGCTGCTCGTGCCCGAGGTGCTCGCGCGCGACGTCGCGACGCAGGCCCGGGGGACCCGGTGGCGATCCTGGGACGTGCGGATCGTCCCAGCCGACCAGGCGGACGAGGTCGCGGAGGCGCTCGCGCGAGTGCGCGAGAGGCGGGCCGCGGCACGCGCCGAGCTGGCGCGGCTCGAGGAGCTGGAGCAGGTGCTGGTCGACGGCGTCACGAGCGGTGTCGTACGCATGCGCAAGGATGAGCCCGGCTCGTGAGCAAGGTTGTTCACGAGGACCATTCGAGGAAGCGAGCAGAAGTGCCCCCGAGGACGAAGCAGGCGGTGGCCACGCCGAGCACGGCGACCACCATGAAGGAGCTCAAGGACACGCTGTGGAAGGCCGCGGACAAGCTCCGCGGTTCCATGGACGCGAGCCAGTACAAGGACGTGGTCCTCGGGCTCGTGTTCCTCAAGTACGTGTCCGACGCGTTCGAGGAGCGGCGTGGCGCGATCCTCGCCGAGTGTGTCGCGGACGGGCTGACCGAGGAGGACGCGCAGCCGCTGCTGGAGGACCAGGACGAGTACCGCCGGGCGGGCGTGTTCTGGGTCCCGACGCGCTCGCGCTGGGGCTACCTCGCGCAGCACGCCAAGGGGCGGGCGGCCACGCCCGAGGAGCCGGGCGCGACGATCGGCGAGCTCGTCGACGACGCGATGGTGCACATCATGGGGTCGAACCCCGCCCTCGCCGCCACGCTCCCGACGATCTTCAACTCGAACAGCGTCGACCAGCGCCGACTCGGCGAGCTCGTCGACCTGTTCAGCTCGGCGCGGTTCACCGGCGTCGGTGCGATCCGCGCGCGCGACGTGCTCGGTGAGGTGTACGAGTACTTCCTCGCGAAGTTCGCCGCCGCCGAGGGCAAGCGTGGCGGCGAGTTCTACACGCCCCCCGGCGTGGTGCGCGTGCTCGTCGAGATGCTCGAGCCGTACGCGGGCCGCGTGTACGACCCGGCGTGCGGGTCCGGCGGCATGTTCGTCCAGGCCGAGAAGTTTCTCGAGCGCCACGGCGCCGACCCGCAGGCCATCTCCGTGTACGGGCAGGAGCTCAACGAGCGCACCTGGCGCATGGCCAAGATGAACCTCGCCGTGCACGGCCTCACCGGCCAGCTCGGCGCGCGCTGGGGCGACACGTTCGCGCGCGACCTGCACCCCGACGTGCAGATGGACTACGTCATGGCCAACCCGCCCTTCAACATCAAGGACTGGGCCCGCGCTACCGACGACGCCCGCTGGCGCTACGGCGTCCCGCCCGCCGGGAACGCCAACTACGGCTGGATCCAGCACATCCTGTCCAAGCTCGCGCCCGGCGGGTCCGCGGGTGTGGTCATGGCCAACGGGTCCATGTCGTCCAACTCCGGGGGAGAGGGCGAGATCCGCGCCCAGCTCGTCGAGGCCGACCTCGTGTCCTGCATGGTCGCACTGCCCACGCAGCTCTTCCGGTCGACCGGGATCCCTGTGTGCGTGTGGTTCTTCGCGAAGGACAAGACGGCGGGCTCGCGCGGGTCCGTCGACCGCACCGGGCAGGTGCTCTTCCTCGACGCCCGCAACCTCGGCCACATGGTCGACCGCGCCGAGCGCGCGCTGTCCGACGACGACATCGCGAAGATCGCCGGCACGTTCCACGCGTGGCGCGGGACGAAGTCGGCTGTTGACGCCGGACTGACCTACGAGGACATCCCGGGCTTCGCCTACTCCGCGACGCTCGCCGAGATCAAGGACGCCGGCTACGCGCTCACGCCCGGCCGGTACGTCGGCGCCGCCGAGGTCGAGGACGACGGCGAGCCCGTCGAGGAGAAGATCGCAAGACTCACCAAGGACCTCTTCGAGCAGTTCGAGGAGTCGAGCCATCTCGAGCAGGTAGTCCGCGAGCAGTTGGGCAGGCTCGACGCATGAGCATCCGTCTCGAAGAAGCGCTCGAAGTCCTCATTGATCATCGTGGCAAGACGCCACGGAAACTGGGCTCGGACTTCGTCTCGGAGGGGGTGCCGGTCGCATCCGCCATCCTCGTCCGCGACGGGGTGCTCGACCTCAGCGAAGCCCGCTTTGTGGATGAAGAGACGTACTCGCGATGGATGCCAGTCCCTGTCAAGCGTGGTGATGTCCTTCTCACCAGTGAGGCCCCGCTCGGCAGGGTCGCACGCGTACGCGACGACGCTCCACTGGTCCTGGGACAGCGGCTCTTCGGATTGCGCGGTAAGAACGGCGTTCTGGACGACGGCTTTCTGTACTACGCGCTTCAGACGGACCGGCTGCAGTCCGAACTCAGTGGTCGCGCCACGGGAACGACGGTCGTCGGGATCCGTCAGTCGGCACTCCGCGACGTGCGGATTTCGCTGCCGGAGTTCTCCACACAGCGAGCGATCGGCGACGTGCTCGGTGCGCTCGATGACAAGATCGCGGCCAACACCCGCCTCGTCACCACCGCGGGTCATCTCGCCGCTGCCACCGTGCGTCGAGCGCTCGATACTTCAGCTTCGAGCCGACTCGATGAGCTGGCCGTCATCAAGATGGGGTCGTCGCCGACGGGAGAGACGCTCAACGAGTCCGGTGATGGTCTGGTGTTCTACCAGGGAGTTCGGGACTTCGGGACGAGGTTTCCCTCCCGTCGCGTGTGGACGACGGCCCCGACGCGGACTGCGGATGAGGGAGACGTTCTTGTCAGCGTTCGAGCGCCTGTCGGCGAGGTGAACCTAGCGAACGAGCATCTCTGCATCGGTCGTGGGCTCGCGGCGGTTCGGTCGAGGAGCGCCCATCAGAGCACGCTCTTCCACCTCCTCAAGCACGTCCCCGAGGCGTGGGCGCCCTACGAGGCGGAGGGAACCGTCTTCGGATCGATCAACCGCGCGCAACTACACTCGCTCGAGTTGCCTCGGCTGGCTGATGGCATCGACCCCGAGGCGCTCGAGTCGGAGGTGCGAGCACTCGAGAGCCGGATCGCCAGCGCTCTGCGCGAGTCGAGCACCCTCACCGCTCTTCGAGACACGCTGCTGCCGCAGCTCATGTCGGGGAAGCTCCGGGTGCGTGAGGCGGCCGAGATGGCAGGGCTATGACGGTGCCGCACGTGTCGCCGGGGTCCAGCACGCTCGTGCCCGCGTCGTCCGCTCGTCGGGGGTGCCCGACGCGCGGTCGCACGCTCGCCGCGAACCCGGACGGGTCGTGGCCGCCGCACCTGGATGCGACCAGCACCGCCGTCTGCCCCGGCCCGCGCCGCACTGCGAGGCGAGGTCCCGCGCGGACGGGCGCTGCGCCGTCGGGCACGACTACCCGGAACGGGGCCGCCCCGAGCGGCGCGAGCCCGAGCGTGCCCGACCAGGACGCCCTGGCCGAGACCCCGCGTCGTCGCACCCGGGAAGGAGACGGGCGAGGACCGCCCGACCTCTCTCGCGCGTCGCGAGGCCCGGTTCCGCGAGCGGGCGATCCTCGACCTCGACGACGGTCCTGCCGGCGAAGACCTCGACGACACGCTCGACCGTGCCCGCGAGTCCCGCGGCAGCCTCCCGACGTTGGGGAGCCGCCGCCGGTAGCCCCGAAAGGTCTGTTGTTCTGCGAGGGGGAGGAACATGCTGGTCGAGATCGTGTGCCTGGCGCTCGGCATGGCGACGGTCGCCGGAGCCGTGGTCACGGTGGGGACGCTGGGCGGGCTGTACGGGGTACCGGAGAGCGGTGCGCGTCGGCAGGAGCTCCTCCGACTCTTTCTGGCGGAGCGCTTCCACTGGGAACCGGGCGACCCTGTCGACGAGGCCTGGGCCGCGTCGTTGAGTCGTGCGCTCCGCGAGCACGAGACCGTGCCGGATGCCGAGGAACGACGCAAGCAGCTGATCGCGCTCGGCTTGCGGCTGCAGGGAAAGGAGCCCACCCCGACCGCGATCGGCGAGGTGGCCTACCGCTCCGAGATGTTCGACGCCCGAGCGCGGAGGCGCTTGGCGGACGCGTCGATGACCGCGCCGAGCATCCCGGCGCTGCTCGTCGCGTGGCGCAGGCAGTGTGGGATCGAGGAAGTACGGTCGGTGGCGGTCAGCCTTCGCATCACGTTGTCGACGACGCTCCAGCGGGTCGGGATCCGAGCCGCGACGCTGATCGGGCTCGGGAGCGCCGCGGCGGTCGTGGGCGCCGTCATGGTGTGGGCACTCGTCGGGATCCGCACACCGCTGGTCGACCTCGCCGGTCAGTGGGTCGCTGTCGTGTCGGTCGTCATGGTGGGACTTCTGGTTGTTCTCGAAGTCCGGGATCACCTGCTCCCCGAGCTGGCGCGAGGTGGTCGTCTGGGAGGCTGGGTCCTCGTCGTCCCGCTGGTGCTCGGTCTCCCCACAGCCGTCGCTCTCGCTCAGCGTCGAGGATGGCTCGCGTCCGGGGCGCAGCTTCTCGACGACCGCATCGGCTCCTGGTTAGCCTCCCCCGTGGTGGGGGCCGTCGTCGTCTGCCTCCTGCTGTTGCTCCCTGTCGCTGGCGCGACGCAGCGGTCGTGGCGCTGGCGTACCCCGCCCGTGAACCGCTCCGCGCCCGGGCAGCGCTCTGATCGCGTCGAGGCGATCGCCACCGCCACGGGGTTCGCGTTGATGGCCGCTCTCGGGATCACCGCTGTGGCGGATGTCGAGGATCTGTACCTCCCGCTCGGTGTGGCGTTCTTCGGGATCGTTGTGCTCGGGTCTCTGGTCGTCGGCAGCCTCCGTTTCGCTGAGCACCGCGGGCGTACCAAGGACCTCAGGCAGGCCGGTGCCGACCCCGCCCGCGGCACCTTCCGCTGGTGGCTCGTCGGGCTCGCGATTCTTGCACCGACGCTGCTGGATCCTCTTGCTCTGCCGATCGGCTCGGTCGTCGAGCACTCAGTAGCTGCCCCAGGTGGCGTAGCGCGAGGGCTCGCTTTGGCGATGGTGTTCTCGGTGGCCGTGATCGTCGCGGCCTTCGCGGTTCCCGGGGTGCTCGTCTGGCAGGGCGTGGCTGCGCTGCGTCGATACCGGCGAGTGCTCC
Protein-coding sequences here:
- a CDS encoding restriction endonuclease subunit S, which codes for MSIRLEEALEVLIDHRGKTPRKLGSDFVSEGVPVASAILVRDGVLDLSEARFVDEETYSRWMPVPVKRGDVLLTSEAPLGRVARVRDDAPLVLGQRLFGLRGKNGVLDDGFLYYALQTDRLQSELSGRATGTTVVGIRQSALRDVRISLPEFSTQRAIGDVLGALDDKIAANTRLVTTAGHLAAATVRRALDTSASSRLDELAVIKMGSSPTGETLNESGDGLVFYQGVRDFGTRFPSRRVWTTAPTRTADEGDVLVSVRAPVGEVNLANEHLCIGRGLAAVRSRSAHQSTLFHLLKHVPEAWAPYEAEGTVFGSINRAQLHSLELPRLADGIDPEALESEVRALESRIASALRESSTLTALRDTLLPQLMSGKLRVREAAEMAGL
- a CDS encoding class I SAM-dependent DNA methyltransferase, with protein sequence MKELKDTLWKAADKLRGSMDASQYKDVVLGLVFLKYVSDAFEERRGAILAECVADGLTEEDAQPLLEDQDEYRRAGVFWVPTRSRWGYLAQHAKGRAATPEEPGATIGELVDDAMVHIMGSNPALAATLPTIFNSNSVDQRRLGELVDLFSSARFTGVGAIRARDVLGEVYEYFLAKFAAAEGKRGGEFYTPPGVVRVLVEMLEPYAGRVYDPACGSGGMFVQAEKFLERHGADPQAISVYGQELNERTWRMAKMNLAVHGLTGQLGARWGDTFARDLHPDVQMDYVMANPPFNIKDWARATDDARWRYGVPPAGNANYGWIQHILSKLAPGGSAGVVMANGSMSSNSGGEGEIRAQLVEADLVSCMVALPTQLFRSTGIPVCVWFFAKDKTAGSRGSVDRTGQVLFLDARNLGHMVDRAERALSDDDIAKIAGTFHAWRGTKSAVDAGLTYEDIPGFAYSATLAEIKDAGYALTPGRYVGAAEVEDDGEPVEEKIARLTKDLFEQFEESSHLEQVVREQLGRLDA